A stretch of Lactiplantibacillus brownii DNA encodes these proteins:
- a CDS encoding DegV family protein translates to MTIKIVTDSSVQLTAAEIKQYDIQIVPLLVGFGGELAPDTTISRADFDRQMAASDLLPTTSQPPIGEFVTCYDNLTADGSQVLSLHITETLSGTVNAARQAAQLASGQVTVVDSKSADRGMAFQVLTAARMAHGGADMATILAKIAVIRQQTHVYLFVDTLDNLVKGGRVPKIAGVVTNLIKLKFVFELVDGKLKLYTRGRGKKALIKAQTQILNELADTTRVEAAGISYVGDDQVPAAPRKLMQEVAPQADLLVARTSPIIATHTGVGAYALMLYVVD, encoded by the coding sequence ATGACCATCAAAATCGTAACAGATTCATCGGTACAATTAACCGCTGCCGAGATTAAGCAATATGATATTCAGATTGTGCCCTTATTAGTCGGCTTTGGCGGCGAATTAGCCCCGGATACGACTATTTCACGCGCTGATTTTGATCGCCAAATGGCAGCCAGTGATCTTTTACCAACAACCAGCCAGCCACCGATTGGTGAATTTGTGACCTGCTATGATAACTTGACCGCTGATGGGAGCCAGGTCTTATCGTTACATATTACAGAAACCCTCAGTGGTACCGTTAATGCGGCGCGTCAGGCGGCCCAGTTAGCGAGTGGTCAAGTGACCGTTGTGGATTCTAAGTCTGCGGATCGGGGGATGGCCTTTCAAGTTCTGACGGCGGCACGGATGGCACACGGTGGTGCCGATATGGCAACTATTCTAGCTAAGATTGCGGTGATTCGACAACAGACCCATGTTTATTTGTTTGTCGATACGCTAGATAATTTGGTCAAAGGTGGTCGTGTCCCCAAGATTGCCGGTGTTGTGACTAATTTGATCAAATTGAAATTTGTTTTTGAATTAGTGGATGGCAAGTTGAAATTATATACACGTGGTCGTGGGAAGAAAGCACTGATTAAAGCGCAGACGCAAATTTTAAATGAGTTAGCCGATACGACTCGGGTTGAAGCGGCCGGCATCTCATATGTGGGCGATGATCAAGTCCCGGCGGCACCACGTAAATTGATGCAGGAAGTGGCGCCACAAGCGGATTTGTTGGTCGCACGCACTAGCCCAATTATTGCGACTCATACGGGAGTCGGTGCGTACGCTTTGATGCTTTATGTCGTGGATTAG